Proteins from a genomic interval of Zingiber officinale cultivar Zhangliang chromosome 1B, Zo_v1.1, whole genome shotgun sequence:
- the LOC121988044 gene encoding O-fucosyltransferase 7-like isoform X1: MQPRRPTPTALSAFRWTLMRAVGAVAVAALVVVHVVLLPSATTAPDAQELPQEREIGYRWKTSELRWMQEFAPPQLPKLPISAQKVILEMPVVGSSKGDYDLAKLWKSSSNGNFLQCVAPSSSYLPPLHSRGFLLVHTNGGLNQMRAGISDMVAVARLIDATLVIPRLDKRSFWHDSSNFSNVFDEEHFIHALANDVKVVKKIPKELTPTATAVIHFRSWSGVDYYQNEILPMWDNHLVIKAAKSDSRLANNNLPADIQKLRCRAFFQALRFAPRIEALGKLLVERMRSYGPFIALHLRYEKDMLAFSGCTYGLSPIESDELARIRENVSYWKIKEIVAQDQRAKGYCPLTPKEVAIFISSLGYPPSTPIYIAAGSIYGGSSHLADLESRFPILLSKEKLASAQELEAFKHYASQMAALDYIVSLESDVFIPSYSGNMARAVEGHRRFLGHQKTIKPDRKALVRLFDKINRGSLREGRKLSNIIGEIHKRRQGSPRKRKGPATGTKGMERFRTEEVFYENPLPDCLCQQQP; this comes from the exons ATGCAGCCGCGCAGGCCGACGCCGACTGCCCTCTCGGCTTTCCGGTGGACTCTAATGCGCGCCGTTGGAGCTGTCGCCGTCGCCGCCCTCGTGGTCGTGCACGTGGTCCTCCTTCCATCCGCCACCACCGCCCCCGACGCCCAAGAGCTCCCCCAG GAACGTGAAATTGGATACCGGTGGAAAACCAGCGAGCTCAGATGGATGCAGGAGTTCGCTCCGCCCCAACTCCCCAAGCTCCCCATTTCTGCACAGAAGGTGATTCTTGAAATGCCAGTG GTGGGCAGCTCGAAAGGAGATTATGATCTTGCCAAGCTATGGAAATCATCTTCAAACGGAAACTTTCTGCAATGTGTAGCACCGAGCTCATCGTATCTGC CTCCTTTGCATTCAAGAGGGTTCTTGCTAGTTCATACGAATGGTGGGTTAAACCAAATGCGTGCCGGG ATAAGTGACATGGTAGCGGTGGCACGATTAATTGACGCAACACTTGTTATTCCTCGGCTTGATAAGAGATCATTTTGGCATGATTCTAG CAATTTCTCTAACGTGTTTGATGAAGAACACTTTATCCATGCTTTGGCCAATGATGTCAAAGTTGTAAAGAAAATACCGAAAGAGTTGACACCAACCGCGACTGCAGTAATACACTTCCGAAGCTGGTCAGGAGTGGACTACTATCAAAATGAGATATTGCCTATGTGGGATAATCATCTG GTTATAAAAGCTGCCAAGTCAGATTCGCGTCTTGCGAACAATAACCTTCCTGCTGACATACAAAAACTTCGCTGCCGTGCTTTCTTTCAGGCTCTCAGATTTGCTCCAAGAATTGAAGCACTAGGAAAA TTATTGGTGGAGAGGATGAGATCTTACGGGCCGTTTATTGCTTTGCACCTTCGTTACGAGAAGGACATGCTTGCTTTTAGTGGGTGCACATATGGCTTATCACCTATTGAATCTGATGAACTAGCAAGGATTAG AGAAAATGTTTCATATTGGAAGATCAAAGAAATTGTTGCCCAAGACCAAAGGGCTAAAGGGTATTGTCCTCTGACTCCAAAGGAGGTTGCAATTTTTATTTCTTCTCTTGGATATCCACCAAGCACTCCAATATATATCGCAGCTGGGTCAATATACGGAGGCAGTTCTCATTTGGCTGATTTGGAATCCCGATTTCCTATTTTGTTGAGCAAG GAGAAATTGGCATCAGCACAAGAGCTTGAAGCTTTTAAACATTATGCTTCACAAATGGCAGCACTAGACTACATTGTATCACTGGAAAGTGATGTTTTTATCCCATCATATTCTGGGAATATGGCGAGGGCAGTCGAAGGTCACCGCCGCTTTCTTGGCCATCAGAAAACAATTAAGCCAGACAG AAAAGCTCTTGTTCGTTTGTTTGATAAGATCAATCGAGGATCTCTGAGAGAAGGGAGGAAGCTATCCAATATTATTGGCGAGATTCATAAAAGAAG GCAAGGTTCTCCTCGCAAGCGAAAAGGGCCTGCTACCGGCACAAAAGGCATGGAACGATTCCGCACTGAAGAAGTATTTTACGAGAACCCTCTACCTGACTGTCTGTGCCAGCAGCAACCCTGA
- the LOC121988044 gene encoding O-fucosyltransferase 7-like isoform X2, with protein sequence MQPRRPTPTALSAFRWTLMRAVGAVAVAALVVVHVVLLPSATTAPDAQELPQEREIGYRWKTSELRWMQEFAPPQLPKLPISAQKVGSSKGDYDLAKLWKSSSNGNFLQCVAPSSSYLPPLHSRGFLLVHTNGGLNQMRAGISDMVAVARLIDATLVIPRLDKRSFWHDSSNFSNVFDEEHFIHALANDVKVVKKIPKELTPTATAVIHFRSWSGVDYYQNEILPMWDNHLVIKAAKSDSRLANNNLPADIQKLRCRAFFQALRFAPRIEALGKLLVERMRSYGPFIALHLRYEKDMLAFSGCTYGLSPIESDELARIRENVSYWKIKEIVAQDQRAKGYCPLTPKEVAIFISSLGYPPSTPIYIAAGSIYGGSSHLADLESRFPILLSKEKLASAQELEAFKHYASQMAALDYIVSLESDVFIPSYSGNMARAVEGHRRFLGHQKTIKPDRKALVRLFDKINRGSLREGRKLSNIIGEIHKRRQGSPRKRKGPATGTKGMERFRTEEVFYENPLPDCLCQQQP encoded by the exons ATGCAGCCGCGCAGGCCGACGCCGACTGCCCTCTCGGCTTTCCGGTGGACTCTAATGCGCGCCGTTGGAGCTGTCGCCGTCGCCGCCCTCGTGGTCGTGCACGTGGTCCTCCTTCCATCCGCCACCACCGCCCCCGACGCCCAAGAGCTCCCCCAG GAACGTGAAATTGGATACCGGTGGAAAACCAGCGAGCTCAGATGGATGCAGGAGTTCGCTCCGCCCCAACTCCCCAAGCTCCCCATTTCTGCACAGAAG GTGGGCAGCTCGAAAGGAGATTATGATCTTGCCAAGCTATGGAAATCATCTTCAAACGGAAACTTTCTGCAATGTGTAGCACCGAGCTCATCGTATCTGC CTCCTTTGCATTCAAGAGGGTTCTTGCTAGTTCATACGAATGGTGGGTTAAACCAAATGCGTGCCGGG ATAAGTGACATGGTAGCGGTGGCACGATTAATTGACGCAACACTTGTTATTCCTCGGCTTGATAAGAGATCATTTTGGCATGATTCTAG CAATTTCTCTAACGTGTTTGATGAAGAACACTTTATCCATGCTTTGGCCAATGATGTCAAAGTTGTAAAGAAAATACCGAAAGAGTTGACACCAACCGCGACTGCAGTAATACACTTCCGAAGCTGGTCAGGAGTGGACTACTATCAAAATGAGATATTGCCTATGTGGGATAATCATCTG GTTATAAAAGCTGCCAAGTCAGATTCGCGTCTTGCGAACAATAACCTTCCTGCTGACATACAAAAACTTCGCTGCCGTGCTTTCTTTCAGGCTCTCAGATTTGCTCCAAGAATTGAAGCACTAGGAAAA TTATTGGTGGAGAGGATGAGATCTTACGGGCCGTTTATTGCTTTGCACCTTCGTTACGAGAAGGACATGCTTGCTTTTAGTGGGTGCACATATGGCTTATCACCTATTGAATCTGATGAACTAGCAAGGATTAG AGAAAATGTTTCATATTGGAAGATCAAAGAAATTGTTGCCCAAGACCAAAGGGCTAAAGGGTATTGTCCTCTGACTCCAAAGGAGGTTGCAATTTTTATTTCTTCTCTTGGATATCCACCAAGCACTCCAATATATATCGCAGCTGGGTCAATATACGGAGGCAGTTCTCATTTGGCTGATTTGGAATCCCGATTTCCTATTTTGTTGAGCAAG GAGAAATTGGCATCAGCACAAGAGCTTGAAGCTTTTAAACATTATGCTTCACAAATGGCAGCACTAGACTACATTGTATCACTGGAAAGTGATGTTTTTATCCCATCATATTCTGGGAATATGGCGAGGGCAGTCGAAGGTCACCGCCGCTTTCTTGGCCATCAGAAAACAATTAAGCCAGACAG AAAAGCTCTTGTTCGTTTGTTTGATAAGATCAATCGAGGATCTCTGAGAGAAGGGAGGAAGCTATCCAATATTATTGGCGAGATTCATAAAAGAAG GCAAGGTTCTCCTCGCAAGCGAAAAGGGCCTGCTACCGGCACAAAAGGCATGGAACGATTCCGCACTGAAGAAGTATTTTACGAGAACCCTCTACCTGACTGTCTGTGCCAGCAGCAACCCTGA